A single Vulcanisaeta distributa DSM 14429 DNA region contains:
- a CDS encoding 4Fe-4S binding protein: MSTGAWAPKSIKLLGWRELPAIGGYVIEPMSTARNNTGSWRTEKPVINQDLCIRCRTCWTYCPEPAILELDKPYITKDGRKYDITYEIDYDHCKGCGICAHECPVKAITMIPEGVEE, from the coding sequence ATGAGCACAGGCGCCTGGGCGCCAAAGAGCATCAAGTTGCTGGGTTGGAGGGAGTTACCTGCCATTGGTGGTTATGTAATAGAGCCGATGAGCACGGCAAGGAATAACACGGGTTCCTGGAGGACCGAGAAGCCCGTGATAAACCAAGACCTGTGCATTAGGTGTAGGACCTGCTGGACATACTGCCCCGAGCCGGCGATACTGGAGCTCGATAAGCCCTACATTACTAAGGATGGTAGGAAATACGACATAACCTACGAGATTGATTACGACCACTGCAAGGGCTGTGGGATATGCGCTCACGAATGCCCAGTCAAGGCGATAACCATGATACCCGAGGGTGTTGAAGAATGA
- a CDS encoding thiamine pyrophosphate-dependent enzyme, with the protein MVVKVRLAKSLFDIPREEYLAPGHTACPACGATLAARLILKASGPDVIIVNPTGCLEVTTTIYPYTAWGVPYIHVAFENAGAVASGIEAAIKALNKNGLLRRSTRVIAIAGDGGTFDIGLQSLSGMLERGHGVLYVLYDNEAYMNTGIQRSGGTPKFAKTTTMPAGTIIRGKIQRKKDIMSIVIAHHIPYAATANVAYPIDLVNKVRKALSYLDEGPAFIHVLAPCPPGWGFPDERMIEIARLATETGYFPLYEWDHDRLIINPPSDMYMDRRLRKPLREFVKAQSRWSHITDEEIKELEKDVDDFLNYLWRLSMSSGVSILY; encoded by the coding sequence ATGGTGGTTAAGGTTAGGCTTGCCAAGTCGCTCTTTGATATACCCAGGGAGGAATACTTAGCACCTGGCCACACGGCTTGCCCGGCCTGCGGTGCTACCCTGGCCGCTAGGTTAATACTCAAGGCATCAGGGCCAGACGTGATCATAGTGAACCCAACGGGTTGTCTGGAGGTCACGACAACAATATACCCATACACGGCGTGGGGAGTCCCATACATACACGTGGCCTTTGAGAACGCGGGTGCCGTTGCATCGGGTATTGAGGCCGCCATAAAGGCCCTTAATAAGAATGGCTTGTTGAGGAGGAGTACCAGGGTCATAGCCATTGCTGGTGATGGTGGTACTTTTGATATTGGTTTGCAGTCTCTTAGTGGTATGCTTGAGCGTGGTCATGGTGTGCTCTACGTGCTTTATGATAATGAGGCATACATGAACACCGGGATACAAAGAAGCGGAGGAACACCTAAGTTCGCGAAAACAACCACAATGCCTGCTGGAACTATCATTAGAGGTAAAATACAGAGGAAGAAGGACATCATGAGCATCGTCATTGCCCACCACATTCCATATGCGGCAACGGCTAACGTAGCCTACCCAATTGACTTAGTGAATAAGGTTAGGAAGGCGTTGTCGTACCTCGATGAGGGTCCTGCCTTCATACACGTACTAGCACCATGCCCACCAGGCTGGGGATTTCCCGATGAGAGAATGATTGAGATTGCCAGGCTCGCCACAGAGACAGGCTACTTCCCACTATACGAGTGGGACCATGATAGATTAATCATAAATCCACCAAGCGACATGTATATGGATAGAAGACTGCGTAAGCCATTAAGGGAGTTTGTTAAAGCTCAGTCCAGGTGGTCTCACATAACTGATGAGGAAATAAAGGAGCTTGAGAAGGATGTTGATGACTTCCTGAATTACCTGTGGCGATTATCAATGAGCTCAGGGGTTTCGATCCTCTACTGA
- a CDS encoding 2-oxoacid:acceptor oxidoreductase family protein, with the protein MVFFGRGGQGAVTAAQIMALAAVGKGLYALAYPEFGPERRGAPVRSYLAISNEPIEVREPIERPNISIVFGPDLLRVNPEIPERTRDYIIVNSRRYETVEPYLRGFGGGIVHINAYDLSTKYLGRAIVNTAMLGALLKVFDALTVDDVANAVLRVFGGKLGKANAELIRVAYNEARVIR; encoded by the coding sequence ATGGTGTTCTTCGGCAGAGGTGGGCAGGGCGCCGTAACCGCAGCGCAGATAATGGCGTTGGCGGCTGTGGGTAAGGGATTATACGCATTAGCATACCCAGAGTTTGGACCAGAGAGGAGAGGTGCGCCTGTTAGGTCGTACTTGGCAATATCCAATGAGCCAATAGAGGTTAGGGAGCCCATAGAGAGGCCTAATATATCCATAGTCTTTGGCCCAGACCTACTAAGGGTTAACCCAGAAATACCTGAGAGGACGCGTGATTACATAATCGTTAACTCAAGGCGTTATGAGACTGTTGAGCCGTATTTAAGGGGTTTTGGCGGTGGTATAGTTCATATAAATGCGTATGACCTATCAACTAAGTACTTGGGTAGGGCTATAGTTAATACGGCGATGCTTGGGGCGTTATTAAAGGTCTTTGATGCCTTAACGGTTGATGATGTCGCTAATGCGGTGCTGAGGGTCTTTGGCGGTAAATTGGGTAAGGCGAATGCGGAGCTCATTAGGGTAGCGTATAATGAGGCGCGGGTGATTAGATGA
- a CDS encoding 4Fe-4S dicluster domain-containing protein — MAVANPTLKEELLRFEPTASLCYQCGTCTTVCPMSEFGLNTRLVMKLANLGVINDWVRKVIWLCTGCGLCQENCPNEIRIPNVIRFIRSKVIIEQRRGR; from the coding sequence ATGGCCGTGGCAAACCCCACACTTAAGGAGGAGTTACTCAGGTTTGAACCCACGGCATCACTATGCTACCAATGCGGTACGTGCACCACGGTTTGCCCAATGTCTGAGTTCGGGTTGAACACAAGGTTGGTAATGAAGTTGGCGAACTTAGGGGTAATAAATGATTGGGTGCGTAAAGTCATATGGCTATGCACGGGTTGTGGCTTATGTCAGGAGAACTGTCCAAACGAAATTAGAATACCCAACGTGATTAGGTTCATCAGGTCAAAGGTGATAATCGAGCAACGAAGAGGTAGGTAA
- a CDS encoding hydrogenase iron-sulfur subunit — MNYRALDVNRVKRPLGRLKITPEMCIGDELCVKRCPMGILELTREEVNPRGYHYVRIKPGKEVDCVACGICEKVCPTNAIYVEHEEEITIKDYLMKIDKTKVTQESATNNRVLVIGGGIAGVEAALALAGMGYRVTLVEKSPAIGGKMAMLDKTFPTLDCSICIEGPLMSDTSNNRNIEVLTLAELMELKGEPGHYRAKILVKPRYVTNECTKCGLCEGVCPVVVPSEYNAGIGLRKAIYLPFPQAEPGIYAIDPDLCLNKPPENIACNRCVSVCEPRTILFTMMPRIIEREVAAVIVATGYELEGGEVLTKYGYGKHPDVLTAMEFERLVNATGPSLGEVVKLSNHGHPRKVLFISCIGSRTSRANPYCSKVCCEYLLKQAIYAKNHGIDDVTILYMNDVRTYGKGFENLYQRAVERGVRIVHGRPLVIGPVNGSIRVKYEDTRSGEVRVEDYDMVVLAPTMRPPKDMQRLANALGLELDRYGFIKVNPANPVETNIPGIFVAGSASGPTDITESVLMGLAAAAQAVGFMGKSIIETEEFSETIEAEKPRIGVFVCHCGSNIAGIADVNELVKFSRGLPGVVHAEDIPFACSKAGLDRVAESIKRNNLNRVVVAACSPATHLRFFRDSARRAGLNPYLVEMTNIRNLDTWVHNDRKVATEKAKDMIRMAVAKASLMRPFRPEKLGIIKRALVIGCGPAGLAAVNALVNAGVETMVVELGSKCGGPYLNDFVIRYLPEGIRAKEVVNKLLKVLENPRVKVYYGTTVKDVSGFTGNFHVILSNGVELDVGAIIVATGASPVNTVNYKAGNGLNVMTIHDLINGGLNVGNDVLFIDLCNKPYCQAVMFNTALTLRRAGKNVYVVVRDIMMVGTQYEDLYREVRRAGVTILRVPRDGNVMNHVVLNHDTAVIRDVELGEDVTVRIDSVILNTPMKPNSDEVSKILRLSKDQEGFLMEAHPKLGPVDTMTPGIFVAGAVRAHRGFGEAVLEGYAAAARALTLLSRDYIIKEVSVPRVDPGKCVGCLLCVKACPYGAIKGEPGKPVTINPAACQGCGSCVGECPYGALDMDLLSDDAILAQVEAALAEEPEKKVIMFTCAYCSYYAADNTGILKLQYPPHIRIIRLPCSSRLNWRHVKRAFELGAAGVFVTGCRLGDCHYITANYNTVRRFENWKKRLKNIGVREERFQLRLFGAPDVKDFIEAANEAKRIVETVTREEIEMTKQKIKQIR; from the coding sequence GTGAATTATAGGGCACTGGATGTTAATCGCGTGAAGAGGCCGTTGGGTAGGCTTAAGATTACGCCGGAAATGTGCATTGGCGATGAACTGTGCGTTAAGAGGTGCCCAATGGGTATCCTGGAGCTAACTAGGGAGGAGGTTAATCCAAGGGGTTATCATTATGTCAGGATTAAGCCCGGTAAGGAGGTTGATTGCGTGGCATGTGGTATATGCGAAAAGGTCTGCCCAACAAACGCCATATATGTCGAGCATGAGGAGGAAATAACAATCAAGGATTACTTAATGAAGATTGACAAGACTAAGGTCACGCAGGAGAGTGCCACTAACAATAGGGTCCTTGTGATTGGTGGTGGTATTGCTGGTGTTGAGGCTGCTCTTGCTTTGGCTGGCATGGGTTATAGGGTTACGCTTGTTGAGAAGTCCCCGGCCATCGGCGGTAAGATGGCAATGCTCGACAAAACATTCCCAACCCTCGACTGCTCAATATGCATAGAAGGACCATTAATGAGCGATACCTCGAATAATAGGAACATCGAGGTATTAACGCTGGCAGAATTAATGGAGTTAAAAGGTGAACCAGGCCATTATAGGGCTAAGATCCTCGTCAAGCCGAGGTACGTGACCAACGAATGCACTAAGTGCGGGTTGTGTGAGGGCGTGTGCCCCGTGGTGGTTCCAAGCGAGTATAATGCGGGTATTGGCCTTAGGAAGGCCATATACCTACCATTCCCACAGGCGGAGCCCGGCATCTACGCCATAGACCCAGACCTATGCCTAAACAAGCCCCCTGAGAACATAGCCTGCAATAGGTGCGTTAGTGTCTGTGAGCCTAGGACCATACTATTCACCATGATGCCCAGGATAATCGAGAGGGAGGTGGCGGCAGTCATAGTGGCCACGGGATACGAACTAGAGGGTGGCGAGGTATTGACTAAGTATGGCTATGGAAAACACCCTGACGTACTCACGGCAATGGAGTTCGAGAGGCTCGTCAACGCCACGGGACCATCATTAGGCGAGGTGGTTAAACTAAGTAATCATGGACACCCGAGGAAGGTCCTATTCATATCCTGCATAGGCTCTAGGACGAGTAGGGCAAACCCATACTGCTCAAAGGTCTGTTGCGAGTACCTGCTTAAGCAAGCCATTTACGCGAAGAATCACGGCATTGATGACGTCACCATATTATACATGAATGACGTTAGGACCTACGGCAAGGGTTTCGAGAACCTATACCAAAGGGCTGTTGAGAGAGGCGTCAGGATAGTCCATGGTAGGCCATTGGTAATAGGCCCTGTCAACGGTTCAATAAGGGTTAAGTACGAGGATACGCGGAGTGGGGAGGTCAGGGTTGAGGATTACGACATGGTTGTCCTGGCACCAACCATGAGGCCACCTAAGGACATGCAGAGACTAGCCAATGCATTGGGTCTCGAACTTGATAGGTACGGCTTCATCAAGGTAAACCCGGCAAATCCCGTTGAGACAAACATCCCCGGCATATTCGTGGCAGGGAGCGCCTCCGGGCCCACGGACATTACGGAGTCAGTACTCATGGGCTTAGCCGCGGCGGCCCAGGCCGTGGGCTTCATGGGCAAATCCATAATAGAGACTGAGGAGTTTAGTGAAACCATAGAGGCGGAGAAGCCGAGGATAGGCGTCTTTGTTTGCCACTGCGGTAGTAATATAGCCGGTATCGCCGATGTGAACGAGTTGGTCAAGTTTTCGAGGGGATTGCCTGGCGTGGTCCATGCCGAGGACATACCCTTCGCCTGCTCGAAGGCTGGGTTAGACCGAGTCGCCGAGTCAATAAAGAGGAATAACCTTAACAGAGTCGTTGTTGCGGCCTGCTCACCGGCAACTCACCTTAGGTTTTTCCGGGATTCTGCGAGGAGGGCTGGTCTTAATCCGTATCTCGTGGAGATGACGAACATTAGGAACCTGGATACGTGGGTCCACAACGATAGGAAGGTGGCCACAGAAAAGGCAAAAGACATGATAAGAATGGCCGTGGCCAAGGCATCACTCATGAGGCCCTTCAGACCCGAGAAGCTCGGTATAATTAAGAGGGCGTTAGTCATCGGTTGCGGCCCCGCGGGGCTAGCGGCTGTTAATGCCCTCGTTAATGCGGGTGTTGAGACCATGGTGGTTGAGCTAGGGAGTAAGTGCGGTGGTCCTTATCTAAACGACTTCGTGATTAGGTACTTACCAGAGGGTATCAGGGCTAAGGAGGTGGTTAACAAATTGCTTAAGGTTCTTGAGAACCCCAGGGTTAAGGTTTATTACGGAACCACGGTTAAGGACGTGTCTGGCTTCACGGGTAACTTCCACGTTATCCTAAGCAACGGTGTCGAACTCGACGTAGGCGCAATAATAGTGGCCACGGGAGCCAGCCCTGTCAATACCGTTAACTACAAAGCTGGCAATGGACTTAATGTCATGACTATACACGACTTAATCAATGGTGGTTTAAACGTCGGTAATGACGTGTTATTCATCGACCTATGTAACAAGCCGTATTGCCAAGCCGTAATGTTTAACACTGCGTTAACCCTGAGGAGGGCAGGTAAGAATGTGTACGTGGTCGTTAGGGATATCATGATGGTTGGGACACAGTATGAGGACTTGTATAGGGAGGTTAGGAGGGCTGGCGTTACAATACTGAGGGTTCCAAGGGATGGCAATGTCATGAACCACGTGGTGCTCAATCACGACACTGCCGTGATTAGGGATGTGGAGCTTGGTGAAGACGTGACAGTACGCATAGACTCAGTCATACTTAACACGCCCATGAAGCCCAACTCAGACGAGGTTTCAAAGATATTGAGGCTTTCTAAGGATCAGGAGGGCTTCCTGATGGAGGCCCACCCGAAGCTCGGCCCGGTGGACACCATGACCCCGGGAATATTCGTAGCCGGTGCTGTTAGGGCTCATAGGGGCTTTGGCGAGGCTGTCCTGGAGGGTTACGCGGCAGCTGCCAGGGCATTGACGCTATTGTCTAGGGACTACATAATTAAGGAGGTCTCAGTGCCAAGGGTGGACCCGGGTAAATGCGTTGGTTGCTTGCTATGCGTTAAAGCTTGCCCGTACGGCGCCATCAAGGGTGAGCCTGGTAAGCCCGTCACGATAAACCCCGCCGCTTGCCAGGGCTGTGGTTCATGTGTTGGTGAGTGCCCATACGGTGCATTGGATATGGACCTGCTTAGTGATGATGCTATTTTGGCTCAGGTTGAGGCTGCCTTGGCTGAGGAGCCTGAGAAGAAGGTGATAATGTTCACATGCGCCTACTGCTCCTACTACGCGGCCGATAACACGGGGATACTGAAGCTTCAGTATCCACCGCATATTAGGATAATTAGGTTACCATGTAGCTCAAGGCTTAATTGGAGGCATGTTAAGCGTGCTTTTGAGCTTGGTGCTGCCGGTGTGTTTGTGACTGGTTGTAGGCTTGGTGACTGCCACTACATAACCGCAAACTACAACACAGTAAGAAGATTCGAAAACTGGAAAAAGAGACTAAAAAACATAGGCGTGAGAGAAGAAAGATTCCAACTGAGACTATTCGGTGCGCCGGACGTTAAGGACTTCATAGAGGCTGCTAATGAGGCGAAGAGGATTGTTGAAACAGTGACTAGGGAAGAGATTGAAATGACAAAACAAAAAATCAAGCAAATAAGGTGA
- a CDS encoding pyruvate flavodoxin/ferredoxin oxidoreductase has protein sequence MSLATVESRIRRGIVRDRIAVTSNHAAAYAARDAEVDVVAAYPITPQTPAVEKIADFIANGEMSAEYIPVESEHSALSALIGASAAGARTFTATSSQGLFYMFELLYIASGLRLPIVMALATRAASAPICIHGDYQDLASVRDSGWIVMIASSAQEVYDSIIMAYRIAEDGRVLLPVMVAYDGFLMSHTTEPVELYDLDVIRRFAPKKIDRPILDSRRPITMGVMAVPEWYYEIKYQLIDAMHNSMSVIKEVHDEFNKTFGRDYRLIEGYRIDDADYVVLSYGGIWGNTKRAVDLARKRGVRAGALRLRLFRPFPTDELVRAVEGVKAVAVIDRAVSPGAPIEGPVALEVASALRSRGLDVPVVSVVHGLGQRTVFSRDIEELIRILNTSELTKLMRNTLYMGVREYGG, from the coding sequence ATGAGCTTGGCAACGGTTGAGTCAAGGATTAGGAGGGGTATCGTCAGGGATAGGATAGCCGTAACCTCAAACCACGCGGCAGCCTACGCCGCTAGGGATGCCGAGGTCGACGTTGTGGCGGCATACCCAATAACACCGCAGACGCCAGCCGTTGAGAAGATCGCGGATTTTATAGCAAATGGTGAGATGAGCGCCGAGTACATACCCGTTGAGTCGGAGCACAGCGCACTATCAGCGTTAATAGGGGCCTCGGCGGCCGGCGCCAGGACGTTCACCGCAACCTCAAGCCAGGGACTCTTCTATATGTTTGAATTACTCTACATAGCGTCGGGCCTGAGGCTTCCAATAGTCATGGCCCTGGCCACGAGGGCTGCCTCCGCGCCCATATGCATTCATGGTGATTACCAGGACTTAGCCTCGGTTAGGGACTCTGGGTGGATAGTCATGATTGCCTCCTCTGCTCAGGAGGTTTATGATTCGATTATTATGGCGTATAGGATTGCCGAGGATGGTAGGGTCCTGCTGCCCGTCATGGTCGCGTACGACGGATTCCTAATGAGCCACACCACAGAACCCGTGGAGTTGTATGACCTGGACGTGATTAGGAGGTTTGCGCCAAAGAAGATAGATAGGCCAATACTAGATAGCAGGAGGCCAATAACGATGGGCGTGATGGCAGTGCCTGAGTGGTACTATGAAATCAAGTACCAATTAATCGATGCAATGCATAACTCAATGAGTGTTATTAAGGAGGTTCATGATGAGTTCAATAAGACCTTTGGTAGGGATTATAGGTTAATTGAGGGGTATAGAATTGACGATGCGGACTACGTGGTACTATCCTACGGCGGCATCTGGGGCAATACCAAGAGGGCTGTTGACCTGGCTAGGAAGAGGGGTGTTAGGGCTGGCGCCCTGAGACTCAGGTTATTTAGGCCATTCCCAACCGATGAGTTAGTGAGGGCTGTTGAGGGTGTTAAGGCTGTGGCAGTAATCGATAGGGCGGTCAGCCCAGGGGCGCCGATCGAGGGTCCCGTGGCATTGGAGGTCGCGTCAGCGCTAAGGTCCAGGGGCTTGGATGTGCCTGTCGTTTCTGTGGTTCACGGGCTGGGCCAGAGGACCGTGTTTTCGAGGGATATTGAGGAATTGATCAGGATATTAAACACATCGGAATTAACGAAACTAATGAGGAATACGCTGTACATGGGTGTGAGGGAGTATGGTGGTTAA
- the ilvC gene encoding ketol-acid reductoisomerase yields MARIYKDGDADLSVIRGKVVAVLGYGIQGRAWALNMRDSGVKVIVGVRPGKSFDLARQEGFEVYPVGDAVRRADIIAVLLPDMVQPSVWGSEIAPGLRRGMTVVFAHGFNIRFGLIRPPSDVDVVLIAPKAPGKAVRDEFVRGWGVPALVAVHQDFTGSALKTALAIAKANGFTRVGVIETTFAEETETDLIGEQNVLVGGLLQLLRYGFEVMVELGYQPEVAYFEAINEAKLIMDLIWERGLTGMLLGVSETARYGGLTVGPYVINEDVKRRMKEAAEKVRSGEFAKEWIAEYQRGAPRLRELLEQVSNSQVERVGEFLRQLMRSK; encoded by the coding sequence ATGGCTAGGATATACAAAGATGGGGATGCGGATCTATCGGTGATAAGGGGTAAGGTAGTGGCTGTGCTTGGTTACGGCATTCAGGGTAGGGCGTGGGCCTTAAACATGAGGGATAGTGGTGTCAAGGTCATTGTTGGCGTCAGGCCTGGCAAGAGCTTTGACCTGGCTCGGCAGGAGGGCTTTGAGGTCTACCCAGTGGGTGATGCGGTTAGGAGGGCCGACATAATAGCGGTCCTACTACCCGATATGGTACAGCCAAGTGTTTGGGGGTCTGAGATCGCGCCGGGCCTTAGGCGTGGCATGACTGTGGTGTTTGCCCATGGCTTCAACATTAGGTTTGGGTTAATAAGGCCGCCAAGTGATGTGGACGTAGTCCTAATAGCGCCCAAAGCCCCAGGTAAGGCCGTTAGGGATGAGTTCGTTAGGGGTTGGGGAGTCCCGGCACTCGTCGCAGTTCACCAGGACTTCACGGGGAGTGCCCTGAAGACGGCATTGGCGATTGCCAAGGCCAATGGGTTCACGAGAGTGGGTGTAATAGAGACGACCTTCGCCGAGGAGACGGAGACCGACCTAATCGGTGAGCAGAACGTGCTTGTTGGCGGGCTACTGCAGTTGTTGAGGTATGGTTTTGAGGTTATGGTGGAGCTCGGTTACCAACCTGAGGTGGCTTACTTCGAGGCCATTAATGAGGCTAAGCTAATAATGGACCTGATATGGGAGAGGGGACTCACTGGGATGCTTCTAGGTGTTAGTGAGACTGCCAGGTACGGTGGCTTGACGGTTGGGCCGTACGTAATTAATGAGGATGTTAAGAGGAGGATGAAGGAGGCTGCCGAGAAGGTTAGAAGTGGCGAATTTGCTAAGGAGTGGATTGCGGAGTATCAGAGGGGTGCGCCAAGGCTCAGGGAGTTACTTGAGCAGGTTAGTAATAGCCAGGTTGAGAGGGTTGGCGAGTTCCTAAGGCAGTTAATGAGAAGCAAGTAA
- a CDS encoding ACT domain-containing protein, with protein MEGDFLIEVIMSNEVNTFDAVVRAMNVIRRGKVTIKHMVIDMSDSVIKVSIRARGEEDEVRWVCNKLDKLYDVVNVKYMPEEVHMNKVVISNG; from the coding sequence ATGGAGGGTGACTTCTTGATAGAGGTCATAATGAGTAATGAGGTTAACACATTCGATGCCGTAGTCAGGGCTATGAACGTGATCAGGAGGGGTAAGGTAACGATTAAGCACATGGTGATAGACATGAGTGACTCGGTGATCAAGGTCTCCATTAGGGCTAGGGGCGAGGAGGATGAGGTTAGGTGGGTCTGTAATAAACTTGATAAGCTCTACGATGTGGTAAATGTTAAATATATGCCCGAAGAAGTACACATGAATAAGGTGGTGATTAGTAATGGCTAG
- a CDS encoding citrate/2-methylcitrate synthase: MYKRFADPRTTYLKDLARKLAVSRGGYYLRLFETARALEDAVEKHLGHKGVHANTDLYASLIYYMLGFPMEYNPANFALARIVGWVAHVIEYWGMNGKLIRPMEYYVGPRDLKYLPISERE, encoded by the coding sequence GTGTATAAGAGGTTTGCAGATCCAAGGACAACCTACCTAAAGGACCTGGCTAGGAAGTTAGCGGTGAGTAGGGGCGGTTATTATTTAAGACTTTTCGAGACGGCGAGGGCGCTTGAGGATGCGGTTGAGAAGCACCTGGGCCATAAGGGCGTACATGCCAATACCGATCTCTACGCATCCCTAATATACTACATGCTGGGCTTTCCAATGGAGTATAACCCAGCCAATTTCGCGCTGGCCAGGATAGTTGGTTGGGTGGCTCACGTAATTGAGTACTGGGGCATGAATGGCAAATTAATAAGGCCTATGGAGTACTACGTGGGTCCACGCGACTTAAAGTATTTACCAATTAGTGAAAGGGAGTGA